CGGGTCCTTGCGGTAGAACGCCATCTCCTCCTCGATGCGCTGGCGCTCGCGTTCGAGGGTCTGCGCGTGCGCGCGCGCACTGTCGATGACCGACTGCACCTGGGCGATTGCGGCGGCGCGGGTCCGCTGGTGCGCGGCCTCGTCGGGGTAGCGCATCAGCAGCAGCGCCTCGCGCCGGCGCTCCTCCGCCAGTCTCGTGGCGGCTTCGGAGGCTTCGCGCTGCCGGGCGGCCTCGCGTTCGCGCTCTTCCGGTGATGGCGGGGGCGGCACGATCTGCCGCACCGTCCCGGTCGGGCCCAGCACCCGCTGCGGGCGGTCGCGGCATTCCGCTATCGGCCGGTCCGACGACAACAGCCGCCCCTGGGCGTCGATGCACGTGTAGATGGCACCGTTGGCGGGTTTTGTCTGCGCGTGGGTGTTCAGCCCGGCAAGGCCGATACACAACGCCCCGCCAACCACCGCGACGAGGCGTAACGAGGAGGGGCGCCAAACGAACCGGCTGGGCATGGGACGTGCGGGGTGCTGCCCCGTTCTGTGGTCTGGACGTTGGTGTGGACGTTTCGACAGCCCCACCCGCCGCCAGGCGGCCCGGTGCTGCCTCAGCCGACGCCGTAGCGGGCACGGTACGCCTGCACGCGCGCGCGGTGCGCCTGCATGGCGGCGTCGTCTTGATGCTCCAGATATTGCAGCAAGTCCGACAGCTTGGCAATGGCGCACACCGCCAGGCCCAGTTCCCGCTGCACATACTGCACCGCGCTGTAGGGCACGTCGCGCACGGTGCCGTCCGGGCCGACTTCGGTTGCCATTTCCTGGCGATCGAGCGCGATGGCCATTGCGTGCGGTGTGGCGCCGGCGCCACGGATGATCGCGATCGACTCGCGGGCCGCGGTGCCCGCGCTCATCACGTCGTCGACGATCAGCACCCGCCCGCGCAGGGGCGCCCCGATCAGCGTGCCGCCCTCGCCGTGGTCCTTGGCTTCTTTCCGGTTGAACGCGAACGGCCGGTTGTGCCCGCGCCGCGCCAGCTCCACGGCCACCGCGGCGGCCAGCGGAATGCCTTTGTAGGCGGGACCGAAGAGCATGTCGAACGCGATGCCGCTGGCCAGGATGGCGTCGGCGTAAAACGCCGCGAGGCGCCCGAGCTTGGCCCCGTCGTCGAACAGGCCGGCGTTGAAAAAGTAGGGGCTCAGACGCCCGGCCTTGGTCTTGAACTCGCCAAAGCGCAGCACCCCGGCGTCCAGCGCGAACTGCACGAAGCGCTGGGCCAGGGCGTCGGGGGCGGGGTGTTCGGGGGGATGGGACATGGGGCGGTCGAAGGGAAATGGGGACACACGGGGTACGGGCCGTTGTCCGCGGCATGGGCAGCGCCATCACGCGGGCCGGCATCGAAAATGGCAGGCACCGGCGCCGAATTGTAGGCACCGACGCCGCCGCGCATCAGCGCAGCGCGGACCAGGTGGCAAACCCGAGCGCGGTCAGCAGCAGCGATCCGCCGACGTGCAGGCCGATGGCCCCCAGCGCCCACAACAGTCGGCCCTGCTGCAGTAACGCCACCACCTCGACCGAGAAGCTGGAAAACGTCGTCAGCCCGCCCAGCAGCCCGGTCACGAGGAACAGCCGCCACTGCGGGGCGATCTCCGGGTGGTGCAGCAGCCACGCCACGATCAGCCCGATCGCATACCCGCCGATCCAGTTGGCCGCCAGCGTCCCGAGCGGCAGGTGGGGCAGCACCGCGTTGAGTCGCAGCCCCAGCCACCAGCGCAGCAGCGCGCCCAGTCCCGCGCCCGTCACCACCGCCGCCGCCGACATCAGCACCCCGCGCTCCTTTTATTTTATACTGAGCGGCATGCCCCGCCCACCGACCGTCGCCGCGCATGATACACAGGGCGCGCCCGTGCCCCGGCGTCGTCTGTTGCAGTGGGCCCTCGCCAGCGCCGCGGGCGTCGGCGCCGCGCGGGTGGGGCCCGCCGCGGCGCGGGGGGAGGTCACGACGGTGGTCGCGGCGTCGGACCTCAAGTTTGCGCTGGAGGAACTCGCCGATACCTTCCAGCGTGCGAGTGCTCACCGGTTGCGGTTGATTTTTGGTTCCTCCGGGCAATTCACGACGCAGATTCTGCAGGGGGCGCCGTTTCACCTGTTTTTGTCGGCGGATGAGGCGTTCGTGACGCGGCTGGTGCAGGCGGGCCGTACCCAGGGCGACGGACGGCTGTACGCCGTGGGGCGCATCGGCCTGCTCGTCGGGGCCGGGGGGGCGCTGCAGCCCGACGGCACCCTGCGCGATCTGGGCGCGGCGCTGCGCGACGGGCGGCTGCGCAAGCTCGCCATCGCGCACCCGGAACATGCGCCCTACGGTGCCCGGGCGCAGGAGGCCCTGCAGCACGCCGGACTGTGGCAGGCCGTGCAG
This region of Tepidimonas taiwanensis genomic DNA includes:
- the crcB gene encoding fluoride efflux transporter CrcB, whose protein sequence is MSAAAVVTGAGLGALLRWWLGLRLNAVLPHLPLGTLAANWIGGYAIGLIVAWLLHHPEIAPQWRLFLVTGLLGGLTTFSSFSVEVVALLQQGRLLWALGAIGLHVGGSLLLTALGFATWSALR
- a CDS encoding DUF4124 domain-containing protein, with amino-acid sequence MPSRFVWRPSSLRLVAVVGGALCIGLAGLNTHAQTKPANGAIYTCIDAQGRLLSSDRPIAECRDRPQRVLGPTGTVRQIVPPPPSPEEREREAARQREASEAATRLAEERRREALLLMRYPDEAAHQRTRAAAIAQVQSVIDSARAHAQTLERERQRIEEEMAFYRKDPASTPPALKQRLAQNAKQRQLQAQFLADQEREKARIEERFDAELRTLRRLWATADADAGAAGAPR
- the pyrE gene encoding orotate phosphoribosyltransferase, whose protein sequence is MSHPPEHPAPDALAQRFVQFALDAGVLRFGEFKTKAGRLSPYFFNAGLFDDGAKLGRLAAFYADAILASGIAFDMLFGPAYKGIPLAAAVAVELARRGHNRPFAFNRKEAKDHGEGGTLIGAPLRGRVLIVDDVMSAGTAARESIAIIRGAGATPHAMAIALDRQEMATEVGPDGTVRDVPYSAVQYVQRELGLAVCAIAKLSDLLQYLEHQDDAAMQAHRARVQAYRARYGVG
- the modA gene encoding molybdate ABC transporter substrate-binding protein, which encodes MPRRRLLQWALASAAGVGAARVGPAAARGEVTTVVAASDLKFALEELADTFQRASAHRLRLIFGSSGQFTTQILQGAPFHLFLSADEAFVTRLVQAGRTQGDGRLYAVGRIGLLVGAGGALQPDGTLRDLGAALRDGRLRKLAIAHPEHAPYGARAQEALQHAGLWQAVQPHLVLGENVAQAAQFVLTGGAQAGIVAQSLARAPAVAAVTRFALIDAAWHQPLRQRMVVLRGAPPAAHAFYEYLATPAAQAVLARYGFEAPR